From one Lolium rigidum isolate FL_2022 chromosome 4, APGP_CSIRO_Lrig_0.1, whole genome shotgun sequence genomic stretch:
- the LOC124708587 gene encoding beta-glucuronosyltransferase GlcAT14B-like has protein sequence MGLGGARGGIGGGGAGSGERWRWILFLSLVSVSFLLSFLFLFLSAYSSPTRLRLPGLTTAHAAAGVRRGPDALPCLAYFLIGARGDGPRLLRLLLAVYHPRNRYVLHLSADASNDERRDLAAGVAAAAPAAVAFANVAVVGTPTAGTPVGSSGLAGTLRAAAVLLRLHPDWDWFLTLNAADYPLVTQDDLIHALSYVPREFNFIDHTSDVGEKESEKVQSMIVDAGIYLSGRTNFFRASQKRPTPDAFKFFTGSPWVILNRRFIEYCILGWENLPRVLLMYFNNVVLPQEGYFHSVICNSVDFRNSTVNNDLRYKVWDEPPQTEPLFLNMAHYDEMVNSGQPFARRFQKKEPLLNKIDDKLLRRPGHGPVPGAWCSGRKGWFVDSCSQWSDVNVVKPGPQASKLQQYINRTLEEANSGAKSCRR, from the exons ATGGGATTAGGGGGCGCGAGAGGCGGCATCGGGGGAGGGGGCGCCGGCTCGGGCGAGAGGTGGCGGTGGATCCTCTTCCTCTCGCTGGTCTCCGTCTCCTTCCTCCTctcgttcctcttcctcttcctctccgcCTACTCCTCCCCgacgcgcctccgcctcccgggcctCACaaccgcccacgccgccgccggcgtccgcCGTGGCCCCGACGCGCTGCCCTGCCTCGCGTACTTCCTCATCGGCGCCCGGGGCGACGGGCCTCGCCTCCTCCGGCTACTCCTCGCCGTCTACCACCCCCGGAACCGCTACGTCCTCCACCTCTCGGCCGACGCCTCCAACGACGAGCGCCGGGACCTCGCTGCcggggtcgccgccgccgcgcccgccgctgTCGCGTTCGCCAACGTCGCGGTCGTGGGTACGCCCACCGCGGGGACGCCTGTCGGGTCCTCCGGCCTGGCCGGCACGCtacgcgccgccgccgttctGCTCCGCCTCCACCCCGACTGGGATTGGTTCCTCACCCTCAACGCCGCCGATTACCCCCTCGTCACCCAGGATG ACTTGATTCATGCCTTATCATATGTTCCAAGGGAATTCAACTTCATTGATCACACTAGTGACGTTGGAGAGAAAGA ATCTGAAAAAGTGCAATCAATGATAGTGGATGCTGGAATATACTTGTCAGGGAGGACCAACTTTTTCCGAGCCTCACAGAAAAGACCAACTCCGGATGCTTTTAAGTTCTTCACAG GTTCTCCATGGGTTATTCTAAATCGGCGGTTTATAGAGTATTGTATTCTTGGCTGGGAGAATCTTCCTCGGGTTCTTCTCATGTACTTCAACAACGTAGTGCTGCCTCAGGAAGGATATTTCCACTCAGTCATATGCAACTCGGTTGATTTCCGTAATTCCACTGTGAACAATGATTTGAGGTACAAGGTGTGGGATGAACCACCTCAGACAGAGCCCCTATTTCTGAACATGGCACATTATGATGAGATGGTGAACAGCGGACAGCCTTTTGCAAGGCGTTTTCAGAAGAAGGAACCATTGCTGAACAAGATCGATGACAAACTACTCAGGCGTCCTGGGCATGGGCCTGTTCCTGGTGCCTGGTGCTCAGGCAGGAAGGGCTGGTTCGTTGACTCATGTTCCCAGTGGAGTGACGTGAACGTTGTGAAACCTGGTCCTCAGGCCTCGAAGTTGCAGCAATATATCAATCGGACATTGGAAGAAGCAAATTCTGGCGCAAAATCATGCAGGCGATAG